One Calditrichia bacterium DNA window includes the following coding sequences:
- a CDS encoding glycosyltransferase has protein sequence MSHLIESRPNYNFIFIGPIYEKKSVHNFYKAPNTFFLGDKHYNILPSYLNNIDICILPHKVGGFDADHIKLYEYLSANKPVITTAAIGVMKFKDHIKISANKNDFLNNLDESIDSLNTFSGYSRDLIEKLQNEYSWKTKSLQMIDIIQQKMLS, from the coding sequence ATGTCACATTTGATCGAATCGAGACCAAATTATAATTTTATATTCATTGGACCGATTTATGAAAAAAAATCTGTCCATAATTTTTATAAGGCACCAAACACATTCTTTTTAGGTGATAAACATTATAACATATTACCCTCATACTTGAACAATATTGATATATGTATATTACCACATAAAGTTGGCGGTTTTGATGCTGACCATATTAAGCTTTATGAATATCTGTCCGCAAATAAACCAGTAATAACCACTGCTGCAATTGGTGTAATGAAGTTTAAAGATCATATTAAAATATCAGCAAATAAAAATGATTTTTTGAATAATTTAGATGAATCAATAGACAGTTTAAACACTTTCAGTGGATACTCCAGAGATCTAATTGAAAAGCTACAAAATGAATACTCATGGAAAACGAAGTCTTTACAAATGATAGATATTATTCAACAGAAAATGCTATCATGA
- the rnc gene encoding ribonuclease III — translation MSWIKNFVSKLIGSRDDAARASNAQTQEYPKLTPEESSAVNRFEAQFKIRFNDHRQITTALKHRSFLNMTNESRAFSNERLEFLGDAVLDLVVTHFLYQKFPNKTEGHLSKVKSILVSKPVMADIAQDQMKLGDLILMNRGEEKTGGRQRKSILADAFEAIIGAIYLDKGLDEAEKFIQTYLLADYKKILRKGLYKNYKSILLEHAQGIGQGLPEYRVVEENGPDHAKEFVISVAIGKEILGEGKGKSKKIAEQEAAKRAVKKLAIEEKM, via the coding sequence TTGAGCTGGATTAAAAATTTTGTATCCAAACTGATTGGCAGTCGGGATGATGCTGCCCGTGCATCAAATGCACAAACCCAGGAATATCCTAAACTTACACCGGAAGAATCGAGCGCAGTTAACAGGTTCGAAGCGCAATTCAAAATCCGTTTTAACGATCACAGACAGATCACAACGGCGCTAAAACACCGTTCGTTTTTGAACATGACCAATGAATCGCGGGCATTTTCCAACGAACGGCTGGAGTTTTTGGGCGATGCGGTGCTGGATCTTGTGGTAACGCATTTTCTGTATCAGAAATTTCCCAACAAAACCGAAGGTCATCTTTCGAAAGTCAAATCGATTTTGGTCAGCAAGCCGGTAATGGCCGATATCGCACAAGATCAAATGAAGCTGGGTGATCTGATTTTGATGAATCGCGGTGAAGAAAAAACCGGCGGGCGACAGCGGAAATCCATTTTGGCAGATGCTTTTGAGGCGATCATCGGCGCTATTTATCTCGATAAAGGCCTGGATGAAGCTGAAAAATTTATACAGACATACCTGCTCGCAGATTACAAAAAAATTTTGCGGAAAGGCTTGTATAAGAATTACAAAAGCATTTTATTGGAGCACGCTCAGGGAATCGGGCAGGGCTTGCCGGAATATCGTGTTGTTGAAGAAAACGGTCCCGATCATGCCAAAGAGTTTGTCATTTCCGTCGCCATTGGTAAGGAAATACTCGGCGAAGGCAAGGGTAAAAGCAAAAAAATCGCCGAACAGGAAGCCGCCAAACGTGCGGTTAAAAAATTGGCTATTGAAGAGAAAATGTGA
- a CDS encoding MOP flippase family protein, whose protein sequence is MSLKLIAFKNLKWNSISSIFVIVNQLVLILVLAKLLTIEEFGIIGIIMAFTSLLHSFSDLGLGSAIIHKQTSTQEELSTLYFISLMAGVLQLIIINFSAPYIAYFFSIEILAPLIKLTSIVFVIIPIGQQFNLLLQRELKFNIIAKIEIISTLISTISVLSFTYYGYGVYSIIYGLIIQHSIKSFIYFILGYQKHKLRFCFNLKGVIYYLKFRIFQIGERIIIVLSNYLDILFISKFLGSEILGYYTLGTQLVMTPFQKINPIFTKVLFPVLSRLQTNIESLKNAYFKSLKIIVIITFLLVMLIAINAESFINLFFGEKWMSSINIIQLISLLALLKSRHNPNGSLLLAIGRADLGFKWHLFTLSISFIVMLTMIKHGIYPLIISLIILNLFFWYLSYFTLYKNSIGECFHEYFIETS, encoded by the coding sequence ATGTCATTAAAATTAATTGCATTCAAAAATCTTAAATGGAATTCCATTTCTTCCATTTTTGTGATTGTTAATCAACTTGTTTTAATCCTTGTATTAGCAAAGCTATTGACAATTGAAGAGTTTGGAATAATTGGGATTATAATGGCATTTACAAGCTTACTACACTCCTTTTCAGATTTGGGCTTGGGTAGTGCCATTATACATAAACAAACTTCTACCCAAGAAGAACTCTCTACTTTGTATTTTATTAGTTTAATGGCAGGCGTTTTGCAATTAATCATAATAAATTTCTCTGCTCCATATATTGCTTATTTTTTTTCAATTGAGATACTTGCACCGCTTATCAAGTTAACATCTATAGTTTTTGTAATAATACCTATAGGTCAACAATTTAACTTGCTTTTGCAAAGAGAACTTAAATTTAATATTATTGCAAAAATTGAAATTATATCAACTCTTATCTCCACAATATCTGTTTTGTCATTTACATATTATGGCTATGGCGTTTATTCAATAATTTATGGTCTTATCATTCAGCACTCTATTAAAAGTTTTATATATTTTATTTTAGGATACCAAAAACACAAATTAAGGTTTTGTTTCAATTTAAAAGGAGTAATTTATTACCTAAAATTCAGGATTTTTCAAATTGGTGAACGTATAATTATTGTTTTATCGAACTATCTTGACATACTATTTATTAGTAAATTTTTAGGCTCCGAAATTCTCGGATATTATACGTTGGGAACTCAATTAGTTATGACTCCCTTTCAAAAAATTAATCCAATATTTACGAAGGTATTATTCCCTGTTTTATCTAGATTACAAACAAATATCGAATCGCTTAAAAATGCATATTTTAAATCTTTGAAAATAATAGTAATAATTACATTTTTACTAGTCATGTTAATTGCAATTAATGCTGAATCATTTATAAATTTGTTCTTTGGAGAAAAGTGGATGAGCAGTATTAATATCATTCAACTTATTTCTCTTTTAGCCTTGTTAAAGAGCAGGCACAACCCAAACGGGTCTCTGTTATTAGCTATAGGAAGAGCTGACCTTGGGTTTAAATGGCACTTATTTACATTGTCGATTAGCTTTATTGTTATGCTAACAATGATTAAACATGGTATTTACCCTCTAATAATTTCCTTGATTATCCTGAACTTATTTTTCTGGTATTTGTCATATTTTACCCTTTACAAAAATTCGATTGGGGAATGCTTTCATGAGTATTTTATAGAAACCTCCTAA
- a CDS encoding class I SAM-dependent methyltransferase has protein sequence MSDLLPDFSGTILDFGAGNGILCQRIREKLPKAQLVCYEPVGNLRKQAHDLLAGMSDIRIVSNLNGYSPATFDFIFCLEVFEHLPLQQTLDALATMKQLLKPDGKLIIGVPNEIFLPALIKGTFRMRRRYGADDARIGNVLRAGIGFPPKDRPVVDFGGYPYYLRHLGFDYRKFRKILSQYFSISQTYGSPNPKLPLGVNFEVYFVVKKLLKYRISL, from the coding sequence TTGTCAGATTTATTACCCGATTTTTCCGGAACAATCCTCGATTTTGGTGCAGGAAATGGCATCCTGTGTCAACGTATTCGGGAGAAATTACCGAAAGCTCAGCTTGTTTGTTATGAACCGGTTGGTAACCTACGTAAACAAGCCCATGACTTATTAGCCGGAATGAGTGACATTCGCATTGTTAGCAATTTGAATGGTTATTCCCCGGCAACCTTTGATTTTATCTTTTGTCTTGAAGTTTTTGAACATCTGCCACTCCAACAAACGCTGGATGCACTGGCAACTATGAAACAGTTGCTCAAACCGGATGGTAAATTGATAATTGGGGTGCCGAATGAAATTTTTTTACCCGCGTTGATTAAAGGTACCTTTAGGATGCGCCGACGTTACGGTGCGGACGATGCCCGGATCGGAAATGTATTGCGTGCGGGCATCGGTTTTCCGCCAAAAGATCGCCCGGTTGTTGATTTTGGCGGATATCCTTATTATCTACGGCATTTGGGTTTTGACTATCGTAAGTTTCGCAAAATCCTTTCGCAGTATTTCTCGATTTCGCAAACTTATGGCAGCCCCAACCCTAAATTGCCTTTGGGGGTTAATTTTGAGGTTTATTTTGTGGTGAAAAAATTGTTAAAATATAGGATATCATTATGA
- a CDS encoding O-antigen ligase family protein, which yields MLILIPVSATIYMTQTRAVFIALVVSIIISILMLFRFKLIRFSYIMRLLFLILPFILIYLIRAHFIEIDYNKNIISRFTTSKSLLQDSSVIARFYSSYEAYNLIRTSPILGVGYGQEIIIVPEWLAGYESRSYYIDNSLITIAVKSGLLGFLGLLFFFFLFYYKSI from the coding sequence TTGCTAATTCTAATCCCTGTTTCTGCAACAATATATATGACTCAAACAAGAGCAGTATTCATTGCATTAGTTGTTTCTATAATAATTTCAATATTAATGTTATTTAGATTTAAACTCATACGATTTAGCTATATAATGAGATTGTTATTTTTAATTTTACCCTTTATACTGATTTATCTAATTAGAGCACATTTTATTGAAATTGATTATAATAAAAACATAATTTCAAGATTTACTACCAGTAAATCGCTTCTACAAGATTCATCAGTAATCGCCAGATTTTATTCTTCATACGAAGCTTATAACCTTATAAGAACAAGCCCAATATTAGGTGTTGGTTATGGTCAGGAAATTATAATTGTTCCCGAATGGCTAGCTGGTTATGAATCCCGGTCATATTATATTGATAATTCCTTAATTACAATAGCGGTTAAATCCGGTTTATTAGGCTTCTTGGGGCTCTTATTCTTTTTTTTCCTATTTTATTATAAGAGCATATAG
- a CDS encoding DUF1972 domain-containing protein, which translates to MSTQEIGVFTTIWYDLKCIIQATLDNRYDVIYMLGYGTSVFCFIPKLFGKVVCINMDGLEWKRSKWSKIAKIYFRFMEYLSTITANYLIADSSEIQQYLVLNTEFKKKSILFIIWSEIV; encoded by the coding sequence ATCTCAACTCAAGAAATTGGAGTTTTTACGACAATATGGTATGATCTAAAATGTATAATTCAAGCAACTTTAGATAATCGCTATGATGTAATTTACATGTTAGGCTATGGCACTAGCGTGTTTTGTTTTATACCAAAATTATTTGGAAAAGTTGTTTGCATCAACATGGATGGGTTGGAATGGAAAAGATCTAAGTGGAGCAAAATCGCCAAGATCTATTTTAGATTTATGGAGTATCTTTCAACAATTACAGCAAATTACTTAATAGCCGATTCAAGTGAAATCCAACAGTATTTAGTACTAAATACAGAATTCAAAAAAAAAAGTATTTTATTTATCATATGGAGCGAAATTGTTTGA
- a CDS encoding O-methyltransferase yields MIVNPDIEQYLSQLGALPHAILGDMEAEGLERNFPIVGPLVGRLLVSLIKFGHVHTVLECGSGFGYSAMWMAIALSENGKITCIEYDPVNIERAKSYFEKAGLAHKVTFIQGNAMEIVPTLSDTYDLIMNDVDKPQYPQLLPLLLDRLRVGGMLIADNVLWKGKVTQPAVDGETRAIQEFNENLVWEKNLWSTFLPLRDGLSLSIKLRK; encoded by the coding sequence ATGATCGTAAATCCGGATATCGAGCAGTATTTGTCCCAGCTTGGCGCACTGCCCCACGCAATTTTGGGGGACATGGAAGCGGAAGGTTTGGAGCGAAATTTCCCCATTGTCGGGCCGCTGGTCGGGCGATTGCTGGTTTCGTTGATCAAGTTTGGGCATGTGCACACCGTTTTGGAATGCGGCAGCGGCTTCGGCTATTCCGCGATGTGGATGGCAATTGCGCTCTCCGAAAACGGTAAAATTACCTGCATCGAATACGATCCGGTGAATATTGAGCGGGCAAAATCCTATTTCGAAAAAGCGGGATTGGCACACAAAGTTACGTTTATTCAGGGCAACGCAATGGAAATTGTGCCCACGCTATCGGACACTTACGATCTGATTATGAATGATGTCGATAAACCGCAATACCCGCAACTGCTTCCCCTTTTGCTCGATCGCCTGCGGGTTGGCGGCATGCTGATTGCCGATAACGTGCTGTGGAAAGGCAAAGTTACCCAACCGGCGGTAGATGGCGAAACCCGTGCGATTCAGGAATTTAACGAAAACCTGGTTTGGGAAAAGAATTTGTGGAGCACCTTTTTACCGCTACGCGACGGGCTTTCGCTGAGCATTAAGTTGCGTAAGTAA
- a CDS encoding patatin-like phospholipase family protein, giving the protein MKWFNKNDTERQQPKLGLALSGGATRGMAHIGVLKVLQEANIRPAFLAGTSIGALVAAFQAFDIPIDEMYDQAKEMSWTSISTFSPSRAGFLSNRVIGEIIERHIGDVNIEDANTPLAIVATDIHNGDKIILRKGNLATAVMASSSIPGIFTPVEIDGRKLVDGFLVENVPVSPLQEMGADVILGVSLSTLREYREPSGMINILMNAFEIAVDENVRMLLKNVDLLITPALGDIAIDDEIRPQALFDEGYAAAQEKITVLSEILRKKEKKLNRGFWHKLLLSFK; this is encoded by the coding sequence ATGAAATGGTTTAACAAAAACGACACCGAACGCCAACAGCCGAAGCTCGGATTGGCACTCAGCGGCGGTGCAACCCGGGGCATGGCGCACATTGGTGTGTTGAAAGTGTTGCAAGAGGCAAATATTCGTCCGGCATTTCTGGCCGGAACCAGCATTGGTGCGCTGGTTGCTGCGTTTCAGGCATTCGATATCCCCATTGATGAAATGTATGATCAGGCAAAGGAAATGAGCTGGACATCCATTTCCACATTTTCCCCCTCCCGCGCCGGCTTTTTATCGAACCGGGTCATCGGCGAAATTATTGAGCGACACATCGGCGATGTGAACATAGAAGACGCCAACACGCCGCTGGCGATCGTGGCGACGGATATTCATAATGGCGATAAAATTATCCTCCGCAAAGGCAATCTTGCCACCGCCGTGATGGCCAGTTCTTCCATTCCCGGCATTTTTACGCCGGTGGAAATTGACGGCAGAAAATTAGTGGATGGTTTTTTGGTCGAAAATGTGCCGGTTTCCCCATTACAGGAAATGGGTGCAGATGTCATTCTCGGCGTTAGCCTGAGCACACTTCGCGAATATCGCGAACCGAGCGGGATGATTAATATTTTGATGAACGCGTTCGAAATTGCGGTGGATGAAAATGTGCGCATGCTGCTCAAAAATGTCGATTTGCTGATTACTCCGGCGTTGGGCGATATCGCCATCGACGATGAAATCCGCCCGCAAGCGTTATTTGACGAAGGCTACGCTGCTGCGCAAGAGAAAATTACGGTGCTGTCGGAGATCCTTCGCAAAAAAGAGAAGAAGCTCAATCGGGGATTTTGGCACAAATTATTATTGTCATTCAAATAA
- a CDS encoding Rieske (2Fe-2S) protein — protein sequence MTRLYLCETADIKKKHSRVFELENGLNIVVFHTKKGFFALENRCPHAGAALNDGMIKKDVLMCIWHGWKFNLQTGACLNQPQNPARTFPLFIENNALYIAI from the coding sequence ATGACAAGATTATACCTTTGCGAAACAGCCGACATCAAAAAAAAACATTCGCGTGTTTTTGAACTGGAAAATGGATTGAACATCGTGGTTTTTCACACAAAAAAAGGCTTTTTTGCACTGGAAAATCGTTGTCCGCATGCCGGCGCGGCGTTGAATGACGGCATGATAAAAAAAGATGTGCTGATGTGCATTTGGCATGGCTGGAAATTTAATCTGCAAACCGGTGCGTGCCTCAATCAGCCGCAAAATCCGGCGCGCACTTTCCCGCTATTCATCGAAAATAATGCGTTATATATTGCGATATAA
- a CDS encoding peptidylprolyl isomerase, which produces MIRQWILQLGAVAMLLTPALAQQPIDGVAAVVGKEIILISDINTMLTQYAMQNKVNPFKDEALLNRLSKQVLDRMIDEKLLLIRAEEDTLIAEDERVDQVVEQQVNGFMQQAGSQEALEEYYGMSLPLIKREMRKRVANQIVIEKLRDRQFGSINVSRREVEKFYTQYQDSMPRIGETANISHILMKVKPSDDAIGTAMEKITRIRQMLDEGQDFGELALKYSEDPSAKSNKGNLGWTSRGDFVKEFEEAAYALEVDEISDIVQSQFGFHIIQLLNRQGEKINARHILIQLQPTAADEQKTVEKLKEIRQKILNGEATFGEMALEYSDDPNVQQDRGDLGDFEVNNFQVKAFEQALKTLKVGDISEPVRTEFGYHIIKLNKKNDARVLTLEKDWQQIENIAKEYKRNQAFEDMLKNLRENVPIDVKIQI; this is translated from the coding sequence ATGATTCGACAATGGATTTTACAATTGGGTGCAGTGGCAATGTTGCTCACACCTGCGCTGGCCCAACAGCCGATAGACGGTGTCGCAGCCGTTGTTGGCAAGGAAATTATCCTCATTTCCGATATCAACACCATGCTCACCCAATATGCCATGCAAAACAAGGTTAACCCGTTTAAGGATGAAGCATTACTGAACCGGTTGAGCAAACAGGTGTTGGACCGGATGATTGACGAAAAATTGCTGCTCATCCGCGCAGAAGAAGATACCCTGATTGCCGAGGACGAACGGGTGGATCAGGTAGTGGAACAGCAGGTGAACGGATTTATGCAACAAGCCGGATCGCAGGAAGCGCTGGAAGAATATTACGGCATGTCGCTGCCGCTGATTAAACGGGAAATGCGCAAGCGGGTTGCGAACCAGATTGTTATCGAAAAACTGCGCGACAGGCAATTTGGCAGCATCAACGTTTCCCGCAGGGAAGTGGAAAAATTTTACACCCAATATCAGGATAGCATGCCGCGTATTGGCGAAACAGCCAATATCTCCCATATTTTAATGAAGGTTAAGCCCAGCGATGACGCCATCGGCACAGCGATGGAAAAAATCACCCGCATCCGCCAGATGTTGGATGAAGGGCAGGATTTTGGCGAACTGGCGCTCAAATATTCGGAAGACCCCAGCGCCAAATCCAACAAAGGAAATTTGGGCTGGACATCGCGGGGCGATTTTGTGAAGGAATTTGAAGAAGCCGCATACGCGCTGGAAGTGGACGAAATTTCGGATATTGTGCAAAGCCAGTTTGGGTTCCACATTATTCAATTGCTCAACCGTCAGGGCGAAAAAATTAATGCCCGCCATATTCTTATCCAACTGCAGCCAACCGCTGCAGACGAACAGAAAACAGTGGAAAAGCTGAAAGAAATTCGCCAGAAAATTTTGAATGGCGAAGCAACCTTTGGCGAAATGGCGCTGGAATATTCGGACGACCCGAATGTGCAACAGGATCGCGGCGATTTGGGCGATTTTGAAGTGAATAATTTTCAGGTGAAGGCATTTGAGCAAGCGCTGAAAACGTTGAAAGTCGGTGATATTTCTGAGCCGGTGCGCACGGAGTTTGGGTATCACATTATCAAACTCAACAAGAAAAATGATGCCCGCGTGCTAACGCTCGAAAAAGATTGGCAGCAGATCGAAAACATCGCCAAAGAATACAAACGCAACCAGGCATTTGAAGACATGTTGAAAAATTTGCGGGAAAATGTGCCGATTGATGTAAAAATTCAGATTTGA
- a CDS encoding SLBB domain-containing protein, which translates to MRHPFLFIIIVFLFSITVFAQREQTAQERQSVFDVDLEQAQKSNEQFIPQQQLLEQAFEKAIDPEQYTLGPGDQLLIKVAGVIENQFIASVSPEGFLTPAVSEVYVSGETLANASEMIKTALAKTFLNATFTVKLVKLRKFRVYVVGQVRNPGTYYLRAIDRLSDAIQLAGGIIDWGDDTRIEIKHNDDSKSLVNMSEFYLTGSLEYNNFLEGGDVIYVPQIDLKKNYVIIEGNVGSQGIYQTRENETLFGFLTRLQAINRRSNIENIVLVRSGEQYSYNLLDNTSDIRTKTLQTGDRIIIPSTRDRVYVRGEVIQPGPFAYLANYTTKDYAGLAGILETAKGLNDLYVIRAETGDVEYGRDVIVNNGDIVVVPRRARETFKDYLTILTPIISIAISAYAIMQAGK; encoded by the coding sequence TTGAGACACCCTTTTTTATTCATTATCATTGTATTTCTGTTCAGCATAACCGTATTTGCCCAACGCGAACAAACCGCCCAGGAACGTCAATCTGTTTTTGATGTTGATTTGGAGCAGGCACAAAAATCCAACGAACAATTTATCCCCCAACAGCAGCTTTTGGAACAGGCTTTTGAGAAAGCGATTGATCCGGAGCAATATACTTTGGGTCCCGGTGATCAATTGTTGATCAAAGTGGCCGGCGTTATCGAAAACCAGTTTATTGCATCCGTATCCCCGGAAGGTTTTTTAACACCGGCTGTTTCAGAAGTATATGTTTCCGGTGAAACACTCGCAAATGCCTCAGAGATGATCAAAACAGCACTTGCAAAAACCTTTTTAAACGCGACATTTACCGTGAAATTGGTAAAATTGCGTAAATTTCGGGTGTATGTTGTTGGTCAGGTTCGTAATCCGGGAACGTATTACCTTCGTGCGATCGATCGTCTCAGCGACGCCATTCAACTTGCCGGCGGCATCATCGATTGGGGCGATGATACACGCATCGAAATCAAACACAATGATGATTCAAAATCATTGGTTAATATGAGCGAGTTTTATCTCACCGGCAGTCTGGAATACAACAATTTTCTGGAAGGCGGGGATGTTATTTACGTTCCGCAAATCGACCTGAAAAAAAATTATGTGATCATCGAAGGTAATGTAGGCTCACAAGGCATATATCAAACCCGTGAAAACGAAACATTGTTTGGTTTCCTGACGCGCCTGCAGGCGATTAATCGCCGATCCAACATCGAAAACATCGTTTTGGTAAGAAGTGGAGAACAGTACAGTTACAATTTGCTGGACAACACCTCTGACATCCGGACAAAGACGTTGCAGACCGGTGACAGGATCATTATTCCATCGACAAGGGATCGTGTTTATGTTCGCGGGGAAGTAATTCAGCCCGGTCCGTTTGCCTATCTCGCAAATTATACAACAAAAGATTATGCCGGTCTGGCAGGTATATTGGAAACGGCTAAAGGTCTTAACGATCTGTATGTGATTAGAGCTGAAACCGGCGATGTGGAATATGGCAGGGATGTCATCGTGAATAATGGCGATATTGTTGTCGTTCCCCGCCGCGCCCGGGAAACGTTTAAAGATTATCTAACTATATTAACGCCGATTATTAGCATTGCAATTTCAGCTTATGCGATAATGCAAGCTGGAAAATAA